One stretch of Commensalibacter melissae DNA includes these proteins:
- a CDS encoding nucleoside/nucleotide kinase family protein: MTQSSTPPIIAIIGCDGSGKTTVCLELERWLNSVHPTKLCHLGRQTGNIRRRLIKLPFLGKKLDKNITKTNKQAKSKKGPNALLALGIFIMSLRRVYRFYRMLSLRKQGFYILTDRFPQVAIIGGLDGPDLTTENPASSITRLLTKLERSLYNWMINHTPDLVIRLNVTVETAQQRKPDHRLESMIKKIGTLQQLTYNGAPIIDIDNNTQPIEETINQAKKAIAKKLNIAS; the protein is encoded by the coding sequence ATGACACAATCTTCTACGCCACCGATTATTGCTATTATTGGGTGCGACGGATCTGGCAAAACAACAGTCTGTCTGGAATTGGAACGCTGGTTGAATTCAGTTCATCCTACAAAATTATGCCACTTGGGCAGACAAACAGGAAATATAAGAAGACGTCTGATTAAACTTCCGTTTCTAGGGAAAAAACTTGATAAAAATATTACCAAGACCAATAAACAGGCTAAATCAAAAAAAGGACCGAACGCATTATTGGCATTGGGAATATTCATAATGTCTCTGCGTCGCGTTTACCGCTTTTACAGGATGCTTTCACTGCGTAAGCAAGGCTTTTACATCCTTACTGACCGATTTCCCCAAGTTGCCATTATTGGTGGACTGGATGGACCTGATCTGACAACAGAAAACCCAGCGTCGTCCATAACACGCCTGCTCACAAAGCTTGAACGATCACTTTATAACTGGATGATCAACCATACACCCGATCTGGTTATACGACTAAACGTAACCGTTGAAACAGCCCAACAGAGAAAACCTGATCATCGCCTTGAATCAATGATCAAAAAAATTGGAACATTACAACAGTTAACCTATAATGGTGCCCCCATTATTGATATTGACAATAATACACAACCCATTGAAGAAACCATTAATCAGGCTAAAAAAGCAATTGCCAAAAAATTAAATATTGCTTCATGA
- a CDS encoding nucleoside/nucleotide kinase family protein, whose product MHKKRSTENQGPLIALVGCDGSGKSTLSFDLAEALNQGRPAKCCYLGQGSGNIGRKISQFRFGGKILGRIIDKKAGTARTKGKKIPGVLTALVIFFFSCVRFLNFIKMLKLRKQGVLIIADRYPQTDVVGFYDGPGLSAAHTQNRFIQFLVKTEYRLYDYMASIKPDLIIRLNIDVDTAYQRKQDHDYNLLKIKVEATQKLKFRGAPIVDIDASLPYKEVYETAMRAIRKVEIAYSEGKIRN is encoded by the coding sequence ATGCATAAAAAAAGATCAACTGAAAATCAGGGCCCATTAATTGCATTAGTCGGTTGTGATGGATCAGGAAAATCAACATTAAGTTTTGATCTTGCTGAAGCATTAAATCAAGGGCGACCTGCAAAGTGCTGTTATTTGGGCCAAGGATCAGGAAATATTGGTCGAAAGATCAGTCAATTCAGATTTGGGGGAAAAATACTTGGACGTATAATCGATAAGAAAGCGGGAACGGCTCGTACCAAGGGAAAAAAAATTCCTGGTGTTTTAACGGCCTTGGTTATTTTCTTTTTTTCCTGTGTTCGTTTTCTTAATTTTATAAAAATGTTGAAATTAAGAAAACAGGGGGTTTTGATTATTGCGGATCGCTATCCTCAGACAGATGTTGTAGGATTTTATGACGGACCCGGTTTGTCAGCTGCACATACGCAAAACCGTTTTATCCAGTTTCTTGTTAAAACAGAATACAGGCTTTATGATTACATGGCTTCCATAAAACCGGACTTGATAATTCGGTTGAACATTGATGTTGATACCGCATATCAACGTAAACAGGATCACGATTATAATTTGTTAAAAATCAAAGTGGAAGCCACTCAAAAATTAAAATTCAGAGGGGCACCAATTGTTGATATTGATGCTTCTTTGCCTTATAAAGAAGTTTATGAAACAGCTATGCGGGCAATTAGGAAAGTAGAAATTGCATATAGCGAAGGGAAAATAAGGAATTAA
- a CDS encoding phosphatase PAP2 family protein, producing MFNHKMLFLIGFIFLLFAVFLFLCTDLDQKLNGVLLSDHDSSLIYWNRLVSKSGSFAVVLPLSLIFILWVWIHRSHRDAVWLFVILISARLVFLLMKNIIVRARPAFPFSHIHATTASFPSGHAVNGLMFVLIILYCLRNYSLVCWISLIWVFLVGWSRLALGAHWISDILAGWGCAIMWFAFMMGIRNTVFVQKLLDYIL from the coding sequence TTGTTCAATCATAAAATGCTATTTTTAATAGGTTTTATTTTTCTTTTATTTGCTGTTTTTTTATTCCTTTGCACAGATCTGGATCAGAAACTCAATGGTGTTTTGCTTTCTGATCATGACAGTAGCTTGATTTATTGGAATAGACTTGTATCTAAATCGGGTTCATTTGCGGTTGTTCTTCCCTTAAGCTTAATATTCATATTATGGGTCTGGATTCATCGTTCGCATCGAGACGCGGTTTGGCTGTTTGTAATCTTGATTTCAGCGCGTCTGGTTTTTCTTTTAATGAAAAATATAATTGTTAGAGCGAGGCCCGCTTTTCCATTTTCTCATATTCATGCGACAACCGCCAGTTTTCCAAGTGGACATGCAGTCAATGGACTGATGTTTGTGTTGATTATATTATACTGTTTAAGAAATTACAGTTTGGTTTGTTGGATATCATTGATATGGGTTTTTTTAGTGGGATGGTCGCGTTTGGCATTGGGGGCACATTGGATAAGTGATATACTGGCAGGATGGGGATGTGCGATCATGTGGTTTGCTTTTATGATGGGGATTAGAAATACTGTATTTGTTCAAAAATTGCTAGATTATATTTTATAA
- a CDS encoding DUF4209 domain-containing protein has product MKSSPKLTREAFLECNWKYEPEQNPVSYVELNSSLKKIAEEKLDIKQQEQYEIFELLAEISLMYLDADNKDKPFRAFYTNILGRTKEPSDLTKEELEFLSLILNDIPEPSLKARIADILWLVQEPKNYKYAQIAIDSYTYYTFDNKKNVSFLFQDLNKYYERAIYLCQQINDNNRLDKILSKLTDVFKNENDSGLILILAELIDKTKNKDVLKKIVMPKLYQEAIQLKNENNFYLAIIILTFLNNKYKQFHDKENEIKSLFNIAEYHEYDGDFRYKNNNCSAYYIYEEALQTYNKIPKKNRNDYDVDNKIHNLHAKLKESNQIVLANMRKIYIGPINITNSVQGFVQHISNKTDPIETLKYFTGLSIDYQDLVQNAVKESDQFFFSNLFTKDYRSDDGRIIAKISPDDEENKLNEKKQEKYRLIIYTNITLINEGLNQLHKEDKFSKEIFENICHKSPIVPKNREKIIANALWSGFQKDFIAAIYLLCPQVENIIRDQLKKIKVRTSNLDKNNIETYNSLNALLKSPEIEKILDVNLLFEFKSLFIDPIGFNLRNNTAHGLLDDNEASSSASIYAWWFILKLIIHSIK; this is encoded by the coding sequence ATGAAAAGTTCGCCAAAACTAACGCGAGAGGCATTTCTTGAATGTAATTGGAAATATGAACCAGAACAAAATCCTGTTTCTTACGTTGAACTTAACTCCAGTTTAAAAAAAATTGCAGAAGAAAAGCTAGATATTAAACAGCAAGAACAATATGAAATTTTTGAATTGTTAGCGGAAATTTCTTTAATGTATTTAGATGCTGATAATAAAGATAAACCTTTTAGGGCTTTTTATACAAATATACTAGGACGTACTAAAGAACCTTCAGATCTTACAAAAGAAGAGCTTGAATTCTTAAGCCTTATATTAAATGACATTCCTGAACCATCGTTAAAAGCAAGAATAGCCGATATTTTATGGCTTGTTCAAGAACCAAAAAATTATAAATATGCCCAAATCGCAATTGATTCATACACTTATTACACTTTTGACAACAAAAAAAATGTAAGTTTTCTGTTCCAAGATTTGAACAAATACTACGAACGTGCGATTTATTTGTGTCAACAGATAAATGACAATAATCGATTAGATAAAATACTATCTAAATTGACAGATGTTTTTAAAAATGAAAATGACAGTGGACTAATATTAATATTAGCAGAATTAATAGATAAAACAAAAAATAAGGATGTATTAAAAAAAATTGTAATGCCTAAATTATATCAAGAGGCAATTCAACTTAAAAATGAAAATAATTTTTATTTAGCAATAATTATTTTAACATTTCTAAACAATAAATATAAACAGTTTCACGATAAAGAAAATGAAATAAAATCTCTTTTCAACATAGCCGAATATCATGAATATGATGGGGATTTTAGATATAAAAATAATAATTGTAGCGCTTATTATATTTATGAGGAAGCTTTACAAACATATAATAAAATACCTAAAAAAAATCGAAACGATTACGATGTAGATAATAAAATACACAACCTTCACGCTAAATTAAAAGAATCTAACCAAATAGTGTTAGCAAATATGCGTAAAATATATATAGGCCCCATTAATATTACAAATTCAGTGCAAGGATTTGTACAACATATTTCAAACAAAACAGATCCTATTGAAACTCTCAAATATTTTACCGGTTTAAGTATTGATTATCAAGATCTTGTTCAAAATGCTGTAAAAGAATCAGATCAATTTTTTTTCTCTAATTTATTTACAAAAGATTATAGAAGTGATGATGGACGTATAATCGCAAAAATCTCGCCTGACGATGAAGAAAATAAATTAAATGAAAAAAAACAAGAAAAATATAGATTAATTATTTATACAAACATAACATTGATAAATGAAGGGCTGAACCAACTTCATAAAGAAGATAAATTTTCAAAAGAAATTTTTGAAAATATCTGTCATAAATCTCCTATTGTTCCTAAAAATCGGGAAAAAATCATAGCAAACGCCCTGTGGTCAGGTTTTCAAAAGGATTTTATAGCTGCTATTTATCTACTTTGCCCGCAAGTCGAAAATATTATAAGAGATCAACTTAAAAAAATTAAAGTTCGTACCAGCAATTTGGATAAAAATAATATTGAAACATATAATAGCCTGAATGCTCTTTTAAAATCACCTGAAATAGAAAAAATTTTAGATGTAAATTTACTTTTTGAATTTAAAAGTTTATTTATTGATCCAATAGGCTTTAATCTTCGTAATAATACCGCTCATGGACTACTAGATGATAATGAAGCATCATCATCAGCATCCATTTACGCTTGGTGGTTCATTTTAAAATTGATTATCCATTCAATAAAGTAA